A DNA window from Argopecten irradians isolate NY chromosome 10, Ai_NY, whole genome shotgun sequence contains the following coding sequences:
- the LOC138333834 gene encoding anoctamin-7-like isoform X2, whose protein sequence is MEKNMLNGGTYNYDDYGSVNNDDKTVLYADQSSDDGGIEIGTRPYSPGDDRGCFFKDGIRRIDFILAYEEEVEKKAKSNSVEIEKVEKWRKKFLNNIRKTGLETEEERVQSAKKITTFIKLHAPWDVCCFYAEDLCMRAPLQAHPNPSDNWSDKVLSTIKIPNMMSANVPNAPLDYYTCVFKKSKLDRFLGSENKDTYFSNTQRTRIVNEVLGRTAYGKRKRAEIGIDRLLEEDVFKAAYPLHDGPFEIPKHFVSPESLSARQVLYHYWARWGVWYKYQPLDHIREYFGEKIGIYFAWLGFYTAWLLPAAVVGVIVFLYGIITWSGNTPANEVCDSGKKYKMCPLCDEDIGCAYWYLADVCIYTKIAYLFDHPATVLYAVFVSFWAVTFLEYWKRKNASLAHHWDVMDFEEEEERPRPEYTAKATTYEKNPITGVKEPHFPQRDRIPRILSGIAAIVIMMALVLIFIVAVIMYRVLISIPLFQSQALRPKAALIASSTSAVVNLILIMALGKVYEKLALKLTQWEMHRTQTEFEDQLIFKVFIFQFVNFYSSIIYIAFFKGRFVGYPGHYDRMFGLRNEECNNGGCLMELAQQLAVIMIGKQIINNAQEILVPKLKLFIHRLKVNLDKNMVRTRWEEDYELLDNEGLFEEYLEMVLQFGFITIFVAAFPLAPLFALLNNWVEIRLDAQKFVCETRRPVADRAQDIGVWFSILDALAQLAVISNAFLIAFTSEFLPRLLYQYHYDWDLKGYTEFSLSISPNGTLNQTCLYRDYRDNHGNHTLFYWNLLALRLGFVILFEHFVFGVCRLIDILVPDVPEALELKIKRERYLAKQALADTDAIMQIAKGDDEDAMGNAEVIVKVDKGDDGS, encoded by the exons ATGGAGAAGAATATGCTCAATGGAGGCACATATAACTATGACGATTATGGATCAGTGAACAACGATGACAAAACTGTGTTGTATGCAGATCAG AGTTCTGATGATGGCGGCATTGAAATTGGAACTCGGCCGTACTCCCCCGGGGACGACCGTGGCTGCTTCTTCAAAGATGGCATTCGGAGAATAG actttATTCTTGCTTATGAAGAGGAGGTGGAAAAGAAAGCCAAGAGCAATAGTGTGGAAATTGAAAAGGTGGAAAAATGGCGCAAAAAGTTCCTCAACAATATTCGCAAAACAGGACTTGAAACAGAGGag GAGAGAGTGCAAAGTGCAAAAAAAATAACTACATTTATTAAACTGCATGCGCCATGGGATGTGTGCTGTTTCTATGCCGAGGACCTGTGTATGAGGGCTCCTTTGCAG GCTCATCCAAACCCATCCGATAATTGGTCTGATAAGGTGCTATCTACGATAAAGATTCCAAACATGATGAGTGCAAATGTACCCAATGCTCCCCTTGACTACTACACATGCGTATTTAAAAAGTCCAAGTTAGACAG GTTTCTAGGGAGTGAAAACAAGGACACTTATTTCTCAAACACTCAGAGGACCCGGATAGTCAACGAAGTCCTCGGAAGAACAGCGTACGGAAAACGTAAGAGAGCAGAAATAGGAATCGATCGACTGTTGGAAGAAGATGTGTTCAAGGCAGCCTACCCTTTGCATGAT ggACCATTTGAGATACCTAAGCACTTCGTTAGCCCGGAATCTCTAAGTGCACGACAGGTGCTGTACCACTACTGGGCCCGCTGGGGTGTCTGGTATAAATACCAACCTCTCGACCACATCCGCGAATATTTTGGCGAGAAGATTGGAATATACTTTGCATGGCTAG GGTTTTATACAGCCTGGCTACTACCAGCAGCTGTAGTGGGAGTCATCGTGTTTCTGTATGGAATCATTACCTGGTCGGGTAACACTCCAGC AAATGAGGTATGTGACAGTGGTAAGAAGTACAAAATGTGCCCTTTATGTGATGAGGATATAGGCTGTGCCTACTGGTACCTGGCAGACGTCTGTATCTACACAAAGATCGCCTACCTATTTGATCACCCAGCTACTGTGCTGTATGCTGTCTTTGTGTCGTTTTGGG CCGTAACATTCCTTGAGTACTGGAAGAGAAAAAACGCTTCACTTGCACACCATTGGGATGTAATGGACTTTGAAGAAGAGGAAGAACGGCCTCGTCCTGAGTACACAGCCAAAGCAACTACGTATGAGAAAAATCCTATCACAGGAGTAAAAGAGCCACACTTTCCTCAGCGTGATCGTATCCCGCGTATTTTATCTGGGATAGCAGCTATAGTAATCATG ATGGCACTGGTGTTGATCTTCATCGTGGCTGTGATTATGTATCGAGTGTTGATCAGCATCCCGTTATTCCAGAGTCAAGCCTTACGCCCAAAAGCTGCCCTCATTGCTAGCTCCACGTCAGCCGTAGTCAATCTTATACTTATCATGGCACTTGGCAAAGTTTACGAAAAACTGGCTCTCAAACTCACGCAGTGGG AAATGCATCGAACTCAGACTGAGTTTGAAGACCAGCTGATCTTTAAAGTGTTTATATTCCAGTTTGTCAATTTTTACTCCTCAATTATATACATTGCATTTTTCAAGGGAAG ATTTGTTGGATACCCTGGTCATTATGATAGAATGTTTGGCTTACGCAATGAAGag TGTAACAATGGAGGCTGTTTAATGGAACTCGCCCAGCAATTAGCTGTCATCATGATCGGAAAGCAAATTATTAATAACGCCCAGGAAATACTAGTACC aaaattgaaattattcatCCATCGTTTAAAAGTGAATCTCGACAAAAATATGGTGAGAACACGTTGGGAGGAGGATTATGAGCTGCTGGACAATGAAGGGCTTTTTGAGGAGTATCTAGAAATGG TGCTACAGTTTGGGTTTATAACAATATTTGTGGCTGCCTTCCCACTCGCTCCACTGTTTGCCCTGCTGAATAACTGGGTAGAGATTCGCCTGGATGCCCAGAAGTTTGTGTGCGAGACTCGAAGACCTGTTGCTGATCGTGCTCAAGACATTGGTGTCTGGTTCTCAATATTGGATGCTCTTGCACAGTTAGCGGTCATCagtaat GCATTCCTCATTGCATTTACATCAGAGTTTTTACCGCGACTGTTGTACCAGTATCACTACGACTGGGACCTTAAAGGATACACAGAATTCTCCTTGTCTATCAGTCCTAACGGCACTCTTAACCAAACATGTCT GTACCGTGACTATAGAGATAATCATGGAAACCACACCCTTTTTTACTGGAATCTTTTGGCGCTTCGTCTTGGATTTGTCATCCTATTTGAG CATTTTGTATTCGGCGTATGCAGACTTATAGACATCCTTGTTCCGGATGTACCTGAAGCACTGGAACTGAAAATCAAGAGGGAGCGCTATCTTGCCAAACAGGCCCTAGCTGACACCGACGCCATTATGCAG ATTGCCAAAGGGGATGATGAAGATGCTATGGGTAATGCAGAAGTGATAGTAAAAGTGGACAAAGGAGATGATGGTTCCTAA
- the LOC138333834 gene encoding anoctamin-7-like isoform X1, protein MEKNMLNGGTYNYDDYGSVNNDDKTVLYADQSSDDGGIEIGTRPYSPGDDRGCFFKDGIRRIDFILAYEEEVEKKAKSNSVEIEKVEKWRKKFLNNIRKTGLETEEERVQSAKKITTFIKLHAPWDVCCFYAEDLCMRAPLQAHPNPSDNWSDKVLSTIKIPNMMSANVPNAPLDYYTCVFKKSKLDRFLGSENKDTYFSNTQRTRIVNEVLGRTAYGKRKRAEIGIDRLLEEDVFKAAYPLHDGPFEIPKHFVSPESLSARQVLYHYWARWGVWYKYQPLDHIREYFGEKIGIYFAWLGFYTAWLLPAAVVGVIVFLYGIITWSGNTPANEVCDSGKKYKMCPLCDEDIGCAYWYLADVCIYTKIAYLFDHPATVLYAVFVSFWAVTFLEYWKRKNASLAHHWDVMDFEEEEERPRPEYTAKATTYEKNPITGVKEPHFPQRDRIPRILSGIAAIVIMMALVLIFIVAVIMYRVLISIPLFQSQALRPKAALIASSTSAVVNLILIMALGKVYEKLALKLTQWEMHRTQTEFEDQLIFKVFIFQFVNFYSSIIYIAFFKGRFVGYPGHYDRMFGLRNEECNNGGCLMELAQQLAVIMIGKQIINNAQEILVPKLKLFIHRLKVNLDKNMVRTRWEEDYELLDNEGLFEEYLEMVLQFGFITIFVAAFPLAPLFALLNNWVEIRLDAQKFVCETRRPVADRAQDIGVWFSILDALAQLAVISNAFLIAFTSEFLPRLLYQYHYDWDLKGYTEFSLSISPNGTLNQTCLYRDYRDNHGNHTLFYWNLLALRLGFVILFEHFVFGVCRLIDILVPDVPEALELKIKRERYLAKQALADTDAIMQNVQAEDDEEDIAKGDDEDAMGNAEVIVKVDKGDDGS, encoded by the exons ATGGAGAAGAATATGCTCAATGGAGGCACATATAACTATGACGATTATGGATCAGTGAACAACGATGACAAAACTGTGTTGTATGCAGATCAG AGTTCTGATGATGGCGGCATTGAAATTGGAACTCGGCCGTACTCCCCCGGGGACGACCGTGGCTGCTTCTTCAAAGATGGCATTCGGAGAATAG actttATTCTTGCTTATGAAGAGGAGGTGGAAAAGAAAGCCAAGAGCAATAGTGTGGAAATTGAAAAGGTGGAAAAATGGCGCAAAAAGTTCCTCAACAATATTCGCAAAACAGGACTTGAAACAGAGGag GAGAGAGTGCAAAGTGCAAAAAAAATAACTACATTTATTAAACTGCATGCGCCATGGGATGTGTGCTGTTTCTATGCCGAGGACCTGTGTATGAGGGCTCCTTTGCAG GCTCATCCAAACCCATCCGATAATTGGTCTGATAAGGTGCTATCTACGATAAAGATTCCAAACATGATGAGTGCAAATGTACCCAATGCTCCCCTTGACTACTACACATGCGTATTTAAAAAGTCCAAGTTAGACAG GTTTCTAGGGAGTGAAAACAAGGACACTTATTTCTCAAACACTCAGAGGACCCGGATAGTCAACGAAGTCCTCGGAAGAACAGCGTACGGAAAACGTAAGAGAGCAGAAATAGGAATCGATCGACTGTTGGAAGAAGATGTGTTCAAGGCAGCCTACCCTTTGCATGAT ggACCATTTGAGATACCTAAGCACTTCGTTAGCCCGGAATCTCTAAGTGCACGACAGGTGCTGTACCACTACTGGGCCCGCTGGGGTGTCTGGTATAAATACCAACCTCTCGACCACATCCGCGAATATTTTGGCGAGAAGATTGGAATATACTTTGCATGGCTAG GGTTTTATACAGCCTGGCTACTACCAGCAGCTGTAGTGGGAGTCATCGTGTTTCTGTATGGAATCATTACCTGGTCGGGTAACACTCCAGC AAATGAGGTATGTGACAGTGGTAAGAAGTACAAAATGTGCCCTTTATGTGATGAGGATATAGGCTGTGCCTACTGGTACCTGGCAGACGTCTGTATCTACACAAAGATCGCCTACCTATTTGATCACCCAGCTACTGTGCTGTATGCTGTCTTTGTGTCGTTTTGGG CCGTAACATTCCTTGAGTACTGGAAGAGAAAAAACGCTTCACTTGCACACCATTGGGATGTAATGGACTTTGAAGAAGAGGAAGAACGGCCTCGTCCTGAGTACACAGCCAAAGCAACTACGTATGAGAAAAATCCTATCACAGGAGTAAAAGAGCCACACTTTCCTCAGCGTGATCGTATCCCGCGTATTTTATCTGGGATAGCAGCTATAGTAATCATG ATGGCACTGGTGTTGATCTTCATCGTGGCTGTGATTATGTATCGAGTGTTGATCAGCATCCCGTTATTCCAGAGTCAAGCCTTACGCCCAAAAGCTGCCCTCATTGCTAGCTCCACGTCAGCCGTAGTCAATCTTATACTTATCATGGCACTTGGCAAAGTTTACGAAAAACTGGCTCTCAAACTCACGCAGTGGG AAATGCATCGAACTCAGACTGAGTTTGAAGACCAGCTGATCTTTAAAGTGTTTATATTCCAGTTTGTCAATTTTTACTCCTCAATTATATACATTGCATTTTTCAAGGGAAG ATTTGTTGGATACCCTGGTCATTATGATAGAATGTTTGGCTTACGCAATGAAGag TGTAACAATGGAGGCTGTTTAATGGAACTCGCCCAGCAATTAGCTGTCATCATGATCGGAAAGCAAATTATTAATAACGCCCAGGAAATACTAGTACC aaaattgaaattattcatCCATCGTTTAAAAGTGAATCTCGACAAAAATATGGTGAGAACACGTTGGGAGGAGGATTATGAGCTGCTGGACAATGAAGGGCTTTTTGAGGAGTATCTAGAAATGG TGCTACAGTTTGGGTTTATAACAATATTTGTGGCTGCCTTCCCACTCGCTCCACTGTTTGCCCTGCTGAATAACTGGGTAGAGATTCGCCTGGATGCCCAGAAGTTTGTGTGCGAGACTCGAAGACCTGTTGCTGATCGTGCTCAAGACATTGGTGTCTGGTTCTCAATATTGGATGCTCTTGCACAGTTAGCGGTCATCagtaat GCATTCCTCATTGCATTTACATCAGAGTTTTTACCGCGACTGTTGTACCAGTATCACTACGACTGGGACCTTAAAGGATACACAGAATTCTCCTTGTCTATCAGTCCTAACGGCACTCTTAACCAAACATGTCT GTACCGTGACTATAGAGATAATCATGGAAACCACACCCTTTTTTACTGGAATCTTTTGGCGCTTCGTCTTGGATTTGTCATCCTATTTGAG CATTTTGTATTCGGCGTATGCAGACTTATAGACATCCTTGTTCCGGATGTACCTGAAGCACTGGAACTGAAAATCAAGAGGGAGCGCTATCTTGCCAAACAGGCCCTAGCTGACACCGACGCCATTATGCAG AATGTACAAGCTGAGGACGATGAGGAGGAT ATTGCCAAAGGGGATGATGAAGATGCTATGGGTAATGCAGAAGTGATAGTAAAAGTGGACAAAGGAGATGATGGTTCCTAA